The following coding sequences are from one Cygnus olor isolate bCygOlo1 chromosome 2, bCygOlo1.pri.v2, whole genome shotgun sequence window:
- the OPLAH gene encoding 5-oxoprolinase isoform X1: MAAPVPAGFQFAIDRGGTFTDVFARCPGGRVRVLKLLSEDPSYGDAPTEGIRRVLQEESGVPVPRERPLDTSRIEWIRMGTTVATNALLERRGERVALLVTRGFRDLLHIGTQARPRIFDLPGVAAQEAAMPAALYEEVIEVDERLIPQQPGCRLPGSEALPRLAGCTGDTLLLWRPLDLTALRRELERVLARGIRSLAVLLLHSYAWPGHEEQVGALARELGFQHVSLSSAVTAMARAVPRGHTACADAYLTPCIRRYLDGFCAGFAERLQGVPVLFMRSDGGLTPMQHFSGARAVLSGPAGGVVGYAVTTYRHQDGQPVIGFDMGGTSTDVSRYAGEYEHVFEATTAGVSIQAPQLDINTVAAGGGSMLFFRSGLFVVGPESAGAHPGPACYRKGGPPTVTDANLCLGRLLPEFFPRIFGPGEDQPLCREAALRALQGLAARVGAGAPGQQPMSVEEVAMGFIRVANEAMCRPIRALTQARGHDTSRHVLACFGGAGGQHACAIARALGMKKVFIHKYSGVLSAYGMALADVVHEAQVPCALRYEPAAFAQLDERIATLEQECRQALAAQGFSSDQIRTEAFLHLRYERTDCALMCSAKGHPPTPRSCRAGDFATAFASRYRTEFGFTIPDRAVVVDDVRVRGTGSTGISCESPLAPSGEPPRVEAVTRCYFEEGYLETPVFLLEQLSCDHSIPGPAIIIDKNSTILVEPGCTASLTELGDVCIAVGSGRPSAVGTQLDPVQLSIFSHRFMSIAEQMGRILQRTAISTNIKERLDFSCALFGPDGGLVSNAPHIPVHLGAMQETVQFQIRRLGDDLREGDVLLSNHPCAGGSHLPDLTVITPVFWPGVPKPVFFVASRGHHADIGGITPGSMPPHSKALHEEGAVFVSFKLVKDGVFQEEAVTEALMAPGRVAGCSGTRNLQDNLSDLRAQVAANQKGIQLVAELIGLYGLGVVQAYMGHIQANAELAVREMLRGFAARWGAAVEAEDRMDDGSPIRLRVQVDPQEGSAVFDFSGSGHEVYGNCNAPRAITLSALIYCLRCMVGQDIPLNQGCLAPVRVVIPKGSILDPSPDAAVVGGNVLTSQRVVDVIFKAFGVCAASQGCMNNVTFGNERVGYYETVAGGAGAGPRWHGRSGVHTHMTNTRITDPEVLEQRYPVVLQRFELRRGSGGAGRFRGGDGVCRELLFRQDMVLSVLSERRAIQPYGLRGGSPGALGLNLLLRRDGRAINLGAKTSVPVQPGDVFCLQTPGGGGFGPPGDAGDAEDGAEPPAPRSFAERGSLFEYRRAQEAV, encoded by the exons ATGGCGGCGCCAGTCCCCGCCGGCTTCCAGTTCGCCATCGACCGCGGCGGCACCTTCACCGACGTCTTCGCCCGCTGCCCCGGCGGCCGCGTCCGCGTCCTGAAGCTGCTCTCCGAGGACCCGAGCTACGGCGACGCCCCCACCGAGGGCATCCGCCGCGTCCTGCAGGAG GAGAGCGGGGTGCCGGTGCCACGCGAGCGCCCGCTGGACACGTCCCGCATCGAGTGGATCCGCATGGGCACCACGGTGGCCACCAACGCGCTGCTGGAGCGCCGGGGCGAGCGCGTGGCCCTGCTCGTCACCCGCGGCTTCCGCGACCTCCTGCACATCGGCACCCAGGCGCGCCCGCGCATCTTCGACCTG CCCGGTGTCGCGGCGCAGGAGGCGGCGATGCCCGCGGCGCTGTACGAGGAGGTGATCGAGGTGGACGAGCGGCTCATCccgcagcagcctggctgccgCCTGCCCGGCTCCGAGGCGCTGCCGCGGCTGGCAG gctgcacCGGGGACACCCTGCTGCTGTGGCGGCCCCTGGACCTGACGGCGCTGCGGCGGGAGCTGGAGCGGGTGCTGGCACGCGGCATCCGCagcctggccgtgctgctgctgcactcctACGC CTGGCCGGGCCACGAGGAGCAGGTGGGGGCCTTGGCACGGGAGCTGGGCTTCCAGCACGTGTCCCTGTCCTCGGCGGTGACGGCGATGGCGCGGGCGGTGCCGCGGGGGCACACGGCGTGCGCCGACGCCTACCTCACGCCCTGCATCCGCCGGTACCTCGACGGCTTCTGCGCCGGCTTCGCCGAGCGGCTGCAG GGCGTCCCGGTGCTCTTCATGCGCTCCGATGGCGGCCTGACACCCATGCAGCACTTCAGCGGTGCCCGCGCCGTGCTGTCGGGGCCTGCGGGTGGTGTGGTGGGCTACGCTGTCACCACGTACCGGCACCAGGACGGGCAGCCCGTCATCGGCTTCGACATGGGGG GCACCTCGACGGACGTGAGCCGCTACGCCGGGGAGTACGAGCACGTCTTCGAGGCCACCACGGCCGGCGTCAGCATCCAGGCACCGCAGCTCGACATCAACACGgtggcggccggggggggctccaTGCTGTTCTTCag GTCCGGGCTCTTTGTGGTCGGCCCCGAGTCAGCCGGTGCCCACCCCGGCCCCGCCTGCTACCGGAAGG GGGGGCCGCCGACCGTCACCGACGCCAACCTGTGCCTGGGCCGCCTGCTGCCCGAGTTCTTCCCCCGCATCTTCGGGCCGGGCGAGGACCAGCCGCTGTGCCGCGAGGCCGCGCTGCGGGCGCTGCAGGGCCTGGCCGCCCGGGTGGGCGCCGGCGCGCCCGGCCAGCAGCCGATGTCGGTGGAGGAGGTGGCCATGGGCTTCATCCGCGTGGCCAACGAGGCCATGTGCCGGCCCATCCGCGCCCTGACGCAG GCGCGAGGCCATGACACCTCCCGCCACGTGCTGGCCTGCTTTGGGGGCGCGGGGGGACAGCACGCCTGCGCCATCGCCCGCGCCCTGGGCATGAAGAAGGTTTTCATCCACAA GTACAGCGGGGTGCTGTCGGCATACGGGATGGCGCTGGCAGACGTGGTGCACGAGGCGCAGGTGCCGTGTGCCCTCCGCTACGAGCCGGCCGCCTTCGCCCAGCTGGACGAGCGCATCGCCACGCTGGAGCAGGAGTGCCGGCAGGCGCTGGCAGCCCAGGGCTTCTCCAG CGACCAGATCCGGACCGAGGCGTTCCTGCACCTGCGCTACGAGCGCACCGACTGCGCCCTGATGTGCTCGGCCAAGGGGCACCCCCCGACCCCCCGCTCCTGCCGTGCCGGGGACTTCGCCACCGCCTTCGCCAGCCG GTACAGGACGGAGTTTGGCTTCACCATCCCCGACCGCGCCGTGGTGGTGGATGACGTGCGGGTGCGCGGCACCGGCAGCACCGGCATCAGCTGCGAGAGCCCGCTGGCACCCAGCGGGGAGCCGCCGCGCGTGGAGGCG GTGACGCGGTGCTACTTCGAGGAGGGGTACCTGGAGACGCCGGTgttcctgctggagcagctctcctgcgACCACTCCATCCCCGGCCCCGCCATCATCATCGACAAGAACAG caccatccTGGTGGAGCCGGGCTGCACCGCCAGCCTGACGGAGCTCGGCGACGTCTGCATCGCCGTGGGCTCGGGGCGGCCGAGCGCCGTGGGCACGCAGCTCGACCCCGTGCAGCTCTCCATCTTCTCCCACCGCTTCATGAGCATCGCAG AGCAGATGGGCCGGATCCTGCAGCGCACGGCCATCTCCACCAACATCAAGGAGCGCCTGGACTTCTCCTGCGCCCTTTTTGGGCCGGACGGGGGGCTGGTGTCCAACGCCCCCCACATCCCCGTGCACCTGGGCGCCATGCAGGAGACCGTCCAGTTCCAG ATCcgcaggctgggggacgacctgcgGGAGGGGGACGTGCTCCTGAGCAACCACCCCTGCGCCGGGGGCAGCCACCTGCCCGACCTGACCGTCATCACCCCC GTCTTCTGGCCCGGCGTCCCCAAGCCCGTCTTCTTCGTGGCCAGCCGCGGGCACCACGCGGACATCGGGGGCATCACGCCCGGCTCCATGCCCCCCCACTCCAAGGCGCTGCACGAGGAGGGGGCCGTCTTCGTCTCCTTCAAGCTGGTGAAGGACGGCGTCTTCCAGGAGGAAG CGGTGACCGAGGCCCTGATGGCGCCGGGCCGCGTGGCGGGCTGCAGCGGGACCCGCAACCTGCAGGACAACCTCTCGGACCTGCGGGCGCAGGTGGCTGCCAACCAGAAGGGCATCCAGCTGGTGGCCGAGCTCATCGGCCTCTACGGCCTCGGCGTGGTGCAGGCGTACATGGGCCACATCCAG GCCAACGCGGAGCTGGCCGTGCGCGAGATGCTGAGGGGCTTCGCCGCCCGCTGGGGCGCAGCCGTGGAGGCTGAGGACCGCATGGACGACGGCTCCCCCATCCGGCTGCGGGTGCAGGTGGACCCCCAGGAG GGCAGCGCCGTGTTCGATTTCTCGGGCTCCGGGCACGAGGTGTACGGGAACTGCAACGCGCCCCGCGCCATCACGCTCTCGGCCCTCATCTACTGCCTGCGCTGCATGGTGGGGCAGGACATCCCGCTCAACCAG ggctgcctggcCCCCGTGCGCGTCGTCATCCCCAAGGGCTCCATCCTGGACCCCTCGCCCGATGCCGCCGTGGTGGGGGGCAACGTGCTGACCTCGCAGCGGGTGGTGGACGTCATCTTCAAGGCTTTCGGGGTCTGCGCTGCCTCCCAG ggctgcatGAACAACGTCACCTTCGGGAACGAACGCGTGGGCTACTACGAGACGGtggcggggggcgcgggggctgGTCCCCGCTGGCACGGCCGCAGCGGGGTGCACACGCACATGACCAACACGCGCATCACCGACCCCGAGGTCCTGGAGCAGCG GTACCCCGTGGTCCTGCAGCGCTTCGAGCTGCGCCGCGGCTCGGGGGGCGCCGGGCGCTTCCGGGGGGGCGACGGCGTGTGCCGGGAGCTGCTCTTCCGCCAGGACATGGTGCTGTCGGTGCTGAGCGAGCGCCGCGCCATCCAGCCCTACGGCCTGCGAG GCGGCAGCCCCGGCGCCCTGGGGCTCAACCTGCTGCTGCGCCGCGACGGGCGAGCCATCAACCTGGGCGCCAAGACATCGGTGCCGGTGCAGCCGGGG GACGTCTTCTGCCTGCAGACCCCCGGTGGGGGTGGCTTTGGGCCCCCTGGGGATGCCGGGGACGCCGAGGATGGTGCGGAGCCGCCGGCTCCCCGGAGCTTTGCAGAGCGCGGGAGCCTCTTCGAGTACCGGCGGGCGCAGGAGGCCGTGTGA
- the OPLAH gene encoding 5-oxoprolinase isoform X2, giving the protein MAAPVPAGFQFAIDRGGTFTDVFARCPGGRVRVLKLLSEDPSYGDAPTEGIRRVLQEESGVPVPRERPLDTSRIEWIRMGTTVATNALLERRGERVALLVTRGFRDLLHIGTQARPRIFDLEAAMPAALYEEVIEVDERLIPQQPGCRLPGSEALPRLAGCTGDTLLLWRPLDLTALRRELERVLARGIRSLAVLLLHSYAWPGHEEQVGALARELGFQHVSLSSAVTAMARAVPRGHTACADAYLTPCIRRYLDGFCAGFAERLQGVPVLFMRSDGGLTPMQHFSGARAVLSGPAGGVVGYAVTTYRHQDGQPVIGFDMGGTSTDVSRYAGEYEHVFEATTAGVSIQAPQLDINTVAAGGGSMLFFRSGLFVVGPESAGAHPGPACYRKGGPPTVTDANLCLGRLLPEFFPRIFGPGEDQPLCREAALRALQGLAARVGAGAPGQQPMSVEEVAMGFIRVANEAMCRPIRALTQARGHDTSRHVLACFGGAGGQHACAIARALGMKKVFIHKYSGVLSAYGMALADVVHEAQVPCALRYEPAAFAQLDERIATLEQECRQALAAQGFSSDQIRTEAFLHLRYERTDCALMCSAKGHPPTPRSCRAGDFATAFASRYRTEFGFTIPDRAVVVDDVRVRGTGSTGISCESPLAPSGEPPRVEAVTRCYFEEGYLETPVFLLEQLSCDHSIPGPAIIIDKNSTILVEPGCTASLTELGDVCIAVGSGRPSAVGTQLDPVQLSIFSHRFMSIAEQMGRILQRTAISTNIKERLDFSCALFGPDGGLVSNAPHIPVHLGAMQETVQFQIRRLGDDLREGDVLLSNHPCAGGSHLPDLTVITPVFWPGVPKPVFFVASRGHHADIGGITPGSMPPHSKALHEEGAVFVSFKLVKDGVFQEEAVTEALMAPGRVAGCSGTRNLQDNLSDLRAQVAANQKGIQLVAELIGLYGLGVVQAYMGHIQANAELAVREMLRGFAARWGAAVEAEDRMDDGSPIRLRVQVDPQEGSAVFDFSGSGHEVYGNCNAPRAITLSALIYCLRCMVGQDIPLNQGCLAPVRVVIPKGSILDPSPDAAVVGGNVLTSQRVVDVIFKAFGVCAASQGCMNNVTFGNERVGYYETVAGGAGAGPRWHGRSGVHTHMTNTRITDPEVLEQRYPVVLQRFELRRGSGGAGRFRGGDGVCRELLFRQDMVLSVLSERRAIQPYGLRGGSPGALGLNLLLRRDGRAINLGAKTSVPVQPGDVFCLQTPGGGGFGPPGDAGDAEDGAEPPAPRSFAERGSLFEYRRAQEAV; this is encoded by the exons ATGGCGGCGCCAGTCCCCGCCGGCTTCCAGTTCGCCATCGACCGCGGCGGCACCTTCACCGACGTCTTCGCCCGCTGCCCCGGCGGCCGCGTCCGCGTCCTGAAGCTGCTCTCCGAGGACCCGAGCTACGGCGACGCCCCCACCGAGGGCATCCGCCGCGTCCTGCAGGAG GAGAGCGGGGTGCCGGTGCCACGCGAGCGCCCGCTGGACACGTCCCGCATCGAGTGGATCCGCATGGGCACCACGGTGGCCACCAACGCGCTGCTGGAGCGCCGGGGCGAGCGCGTGGCCCTGCTCGTCACCCGCGGCTTCCGCGACCTCCTGCACATCGGCACCCAGGCGCGCCCGCGCATCTTCGACCTG GAGGCGGCGATGCCCGCGGCGCTGTACGAGGAGGTGATCGAGGTGGACGAGCGGCTCATCccgcagcagcctggctgccgCCTGCCCGGCTCCGAGGCGCTGCCGCGGCTGGCAG gctgcacCGGGGACACCCTGCTGCTGTGGCGGCCCCTGGACCTGACGGCGCTGCGGCGGGAGCTGGAGCGGGTGCTGGCACGCGGCATCCGCagcctggccgtgctgctgctgcactcctACGC CTGGCCGGGCCACGAGGAGCAGGTGGGGGCCTTGGCACGGGAGCTGGGCTTCCAGCACGTGTCCCTGTCCTCGGCGGTGACGGCGATGGCGCGGGCGGTGCCGCGGGGGCACACGGCGTGCGCCGACGCCTACCTCACGCCCTGCATCCGCCGGTACCTCGACGGCTTCTGCGCCGGCTTCGCCGAGCGGCTGCAG GGCGTCCCGGTGCTCTTCATGCGCTCCGATGGCGGCCTGACACCCATGCAGCACTTCAGCGGTGCCCGCGCCGTGCTGTCGGGGCCTGCGGGTGGTGTGGTGGGCTACGCTGTCACCACGTACCGGCACCAGGACGGGCAGCCCGTCATCGGCTTCGACATGGGGG GCACCTCGACGGACGTGAGCCGCTACGCCGGGGAGTACGAGCACGTCTTCGAGGCCACCACGGCCGGCGTCAGCATCCAGGCACCGCAGCTCGACATCAACACGgtggcggccggggggggctccaTGCTGTTCTTCag GTCCGGGCTCTTTGTGGTCGGCCCCGAGTCAGCCGGTGCCCACCCCGGCCCCGCCTGCTACCGGAAGG GGGGGCCGCCGACCGTCACCGACGCCAACCTGTGCCTGGGCCGCCTGCTGCCCGAGTTCTTCCCCCGCATCTTCGGGCCGGGCGAGGACCAGCCGCTGTGCCGCGAGGCCGCGCTGCGGGCGCTGCAGGGCCTGGCCGCCCGGGTGGGCGCCGGCGCGCCCGGCCAGCAGCCGATGTCGGTGGAGGAGGTGGCCATGGGCTTCATCCGCGTGGCCAACGAGGCCATGTGCCGGCCCATCCGCGCCCTGACGCAG GCGCGAGGCCATGACACCTCCCGCCACGTGCTGGCCTGCTTTGGGGGCGCGGGGGGACAGCACGCCTGCGCCATCGCCCGCGCCCTGGGCATGAAGAAGGTTTTCATCCACAA GTACAGCGGGGTGCTGTCGGCATACGGGATGGCGCTGGCAGACGTGGTGCACGAGGCGCAGGTGCCGTGTGCCCTCCGCTACGAGCCGGCCGCCTTCGCCCAGCTGGACGAGCGCATCGCCACGCTGGAGCAGGAGTGCCGGCAGGCGCTGGCAGCCCAGGGCTTCTCCAG CGACCAGATCCGGACCGAGGCGTTCCTGCACCTGCGCTACGAGCGCACCGACTGCGCCCTGATGTGCTCGGCCAAGGGGCACCCCCCGACCCCCCGCTCCTGCCGTGCCGGGGACTTCGCCACCGCCTTCGCCAGCCG GTACAGGACGGAGTTTGGCTTCACCATCCCCGACCGCGCCGTGGTGGTGGATGACGTGCGGGTGCGCGGCACCGGCAGCACCGGCATCAGCTGCGAGAGCCCGCTGGCACCCAGCGGGGAGCCGCCGCGCGTGGAGGCG GTGACGCGGTGCTACTTCGAGGAGGGGTACCTGGAGACGCCGGTgttcctgctggagcagctctcctgcgACCACTCCATCCCCGGCCCCGCCATCATCATCGACAAGAACAG caccatccTGGTGGAGCCGGGCTGCACCGCCAGCCTGACGGAGCTCGGCGACGTCTGCATCGCCGTGGGCTCGGGGCGGCCGAGCGCCGTGGGCACGCAGCTCGACCCCGTGCAGCTCTCCATCTTCTCCCACCGCTTCATGAGCATCGCAG AGCAGATGGGCCGGATCCTGCAGCGCACGGCCATCTCCACCAACATCAAGGAGCGCCTGGACTTCTCCTGCGCCCTTTTTGGGCCGGACGGGGGGCTGGTGTCCAACGCCCCCCACATCCCCGTGCACCTGGGCGCCATGCAGGAGACCGTCCAGTTCCAG ATCcgcaggctgggggacgacctgcgGGAGGGGGACGTGCTCCTGAGCAACCACCCCTGCGCCGGGGGCAGCCACCTGCCCGACCTGACCGTCATCACCCCC GTCTTCTGGCCCGGCGTCCCCAAGCCCGTCTTCTTCGTGGCCAGCCGCGGGCACCACGCGGACATCGGGGGCATCACGCCCGGCTCCATGCCCCCCCACTCCAAGGCGCTGCACGAGGAGGGGGCCGTCTTCGTCTCCTTCAAGCTGGTGAAGGACGGCGTCTTCCAGGAGGAAG CGGTGACCGAGGCCCTGATGGCGCCGGGCCGCGTGGCGGGCTGCAGCGGGACCCGCAACCTGCAGGACAACCTCTCGGACCTGCGGGCGCAGGTGGCTGCCAACCAGAAGGGCATCCAGCTGGTGGCCGAGCTCATCGGCCTCTACGGCCTCGGCGTGGTGCAGGCGTACATGGGCCACATCCAG GCCAACGCGGAGCTGGCCGTGCGCGAGATGCTGAGGGGCTTCGCCGCCCGCTGGGGCGCAGCCGTGGAGGCTGAGGACCGCATGGACGACGGCTCCCCCATCCGGCTGCGGGTGCAGGTGGACCCCCAGGAG GGCAGCGCCGTGTTCGATTTCTCGGGCTCCGGGCACGAGGTGTACGGGAACTGCAACGCGCCCCGCGCCATCACGCTCTCGGCCCTCATCTACTGCCTGCGCTGCATGGTGGGGCAGGACATCCCGCTCAACCAG ggctgcctggcCCCCGTGCGCGTCGTCATCCCCAAGGGCTCCATCCTGGACCCCTCGCCCGATGCCGCCGTGGTGGGGGGCAACGTGCTGACCTCGCAGCGGGTGGTGGACGTCATCTTCAAGGCTTTCGGGGTCTGCGCTGCCTCCCAG ggctgcatGAACAACGTCACCTTCGGGAACGAACGCGTGGGCTACTACGAGACGGtggcggggggcgcgggggctgGTCCCCGCTGGCACGGCCGCAGCGGGGTGCACACGCACATGACCAACACGCGCATCACCGACCCCGAGGTCCTGGAGCAGCG GTACCCCGTGGTCCTGCAGCGCTTCGAGCTGCGCCGCGGCTCGGGGGGCGCCGGGCGCTTCCGGGGGGGCGACGGCGTGTGCCGGGAGCTGCTCTTCCGCCAGGACATGGTGCTGTCGGTGCTGAGCGAGCGCCGCGCCATCCAGCCCTACGGCCTGCGAG GCGGCAGCCCCGGCGCCCTGGGGCTCAACCTGCTGCTGCGCCGCGACGGGCGAGCCATCAACCTGGGCGCCAAGACATCGGTGCCGGTGCAGCCGGGG GACGTCTTCTGCCTGCAGACCCCCGGTGGGGGTGGCTTTGGGCCCCCTGGGGATGCCGGGGACGCCGAGGATGGTGCGGAGCCGCCGGCTCCCCGGAGCTTTGCAGAGCGCGGGAGCCTCTTCGAGTACCGGCGGGCGCAGGAGGCCGTGTGA